A window of the Procambarus clarkii isolate CNS0578487 chromosome 79, FALCON_Pclarkii_2.0, whole genome shotgun sequence genome harbors these coding sequences:
- the LOC138357715 gene encoding angiomotin-like codes for MDTTPTTYNDNTAMSTRRKTTNISAKHKKTNFPTAHLLSPATDVQLLSPATAVQLLSPATAVQLLSPATDVQLLSPATDVQLLSPATAVQLLSPATAVQLLSPATAVQLLSPATDVQLLSPATAVQLLSPTTAVQLLSPATAVQLLSPARAVQLLSPATAGQLLSPARAVQLLSPATAVQLLSPARAVQLLSPATAVQLLSPATAVQLLSPATAVTRQWTQV; via the exons ATGGACACCACACCTACAACATATAACGACAACACAGCTATGTCAACAAGACGCAAGACTACCAATATTTCCGCGAAACACAAGAAGACCAACTTTCCAA CTGCACATCTGTTGTCTCCAGCCACAGATGTACAGCTGTTGTCTCCAGCCACAGCTGTACAGCTGCTGTCTCCAGCCACAGCTGTACAGCTGTTGTCTCCAGCCACAGATGTACAGCTGTTGTCTCCAGCCACAGATGTACAGCTGTTGTCTCCAGCCACAGCTGTACAGCTGTTGTCTCCAGCCACAGCTGTACAGCTGTTGTCTCCAGCCACAGCTGTACAGCTGTTGTCTCCAGCCACAGATGTACAGCTGTTGTCTCCAGCCACAGCTGTACAGCTGTTGTCTCCAACCACAGCTGTACAGCTGTTGTCTCCAGCCACAGCTGTACAGCTGTTGTCTCCAGCCAGAGCTGTACAGCTGTTGTCTCCAGCCACAGCTGGACAGCTGTTGTCTCCAGCCAGAGCTGTACAGCTGTTGTCTCCAGCCACAGCTGTACAGCTGTTGTCTCCAGCCAGAGCTGTACAGCTGTTGTCTCCAGCCACAGCTGTACAGCTGTTGTCTCCAGCCACAGCTGTACAGCTGTTGTCTCCAGCCACAGCTGTAACAAGACAGTGGACCCAGGTGTGA